Proteins encoded together in one Ipomoea triloba cultivar NCNSP0323 chromosome 4, ASM357664v1 window:
- the LOC116017283 gene encoding uncharacterized protein LOC116017283, with the protein MASLNLFFSPAAAKQRRVYTAATAAKSSGGSSEEKGLLDWILGGLQKEDQLLETDPILKKVEGKSSATTVAVGRRKSPVAAPPPKSNTNGGGFGGFGGLFAKKD; encoded by the coding sequence atggcATCTTTGAACTTGTTCTTTTCTCCGGCGGCCGCCAAACAAAGGAGAGTGTACACGGCGGCTACCGCCGCCAAAAGCTCCGGCGGAAGCAGCGAGGAGAAGGGGCTGCTGGACTGGATCCTTGGAGGACTACAGAAGGAAGACCAGCTGCTTGAGACTGACCCAATCTTGAAAAAGGTCGAGGGGAAAAGCAGCGCCACCACCGTCGCGGTGGGCCGCCGGAAGTCGCCGGTGGCTGCTCCTCCGCCCAAGAGTAATACCAATGGCGGCGGCTTCGGCGGCTTCGGTGGTCTCTTTGCAAAGAaagattaa